From the genome of Vicia villosa cultivar HV-30 ecotype Madison, WI linkage group LG2, Vvil1.0, whole genome shotgun sequence, one region includes:
- the LOC131648841 gene encoding uncharacterized protein LOC131648841, whose product MMMNELKELDEERLLALEVLRRQKERVARAYNKRVKGKTFVVNDLVPMGKKNKALGKWSPHWEGPFRILKAFSNNAYEVEELAEDRRILKVNGKYLKKYKPFMHEVKIATT is encoded by the coding sequence atgatgatgaatgaattgaaAGAATTAGACGAAGAAAGGTTGCTTGCGTTAGAAGTCTTAAGGAGGCAGAAGGAGAGAGTAGCAAGGGCATATAACAAAAGGgtcaaaggtaaaacttttgttgtAAACGATTTAGTACCTATGGGTAAAAAGAATAAGGCTTTAGGAAAATGGtctccacattgggaaggaccttttcgaatTCTGAAAGCattttcaaataatgcttatgaggTAGAAGAATTAGCAGAGGATCGAAGGATCCTAAAAGTAAATGGgaaatatttaaaaaagtatAAGCCGTTTATGCACGAGGTTAAGATCGCAACAACGTAG
- the LOC131648840 gene encoding uncharacterized protein LOC131648840 — METKAPSTNKELQSLLGKINFPRRFISNLSGRIQAFSPLLCLKHGSFEWTNEHQEAFEKIKQYLMNLPIFSPPSGKKPMRLYISASDTTIGSMLAQEDENGIERAIYYLCRVLNDTENRYTSIEKLCLCLHFSCTKLKYYIKPIDLYVSSHFDVIKYMLSKPIIHSRIGKWVLALTEYSLAFMPLKAMKGQLWRLFFDGSTHKDGRGVGILLISPDRIPTKLKYRIEGPLCSNNEAEYEALIAGLEAMLELGATMVEIKGDSKLVIKQLAKEYKCIEENLIMYFVIANRLLKIFEYVDIKHVPGIKNQEANDLAQIASGYKISREKLEELVEVRGKVMTTKLSPSDLERNRLGYANEEEFEVLAIDTLTSTDWRTPIIEYLKDPSVNTDRKTKYRALSYMLMGFKLLTSTPYYAQANGQVEA, encoded by the exons atGGAGACCAAAGCACCATCAACTAATAAAGAATTGCAATCTTTATTAGGGAAGATAAATTTCCCAaggagatttatttcaaatttaagtggTCGAATTCAAGCCTTCTCCCCTCTTTTGTGTCTGAAACATGGAAGTTTCGAATGGACAAATGAACACCAAGAGGCATTCGAAAAAATAAAGCAGTATCTAATGAATCTGCCTATCTTTTCACCACCAAGTGGAAAGAAGCCTATGAGACTGTATATATCAGCATCCGACACTactataggtagcatgttagcacaagaagatgaaaatggcattgaGAGGGCCATATATTATCTATGTAGGGTATTAAATGATACAGAAAATAGATACACTTCAATAGAAAAATTGTGTCTATGTTTGCATTTTTCATGTactaaactcaaatattatataaagccaaTAGATTTGTATGTATCTTCACATTTTGATGTTATCAAGTACATGTTATCAAAGCCAATAAttcatagtcgaattggcaagtgggttCTAGCCTTAACTGAGTACTCTTTGGCCTTTatgcctttaaaagctatgaagggGCAA CTGTGGAGATTGTTCTTCGATGGTTCCACCCATAAAGATGGTAGGGGAGTTGGGATTCTACTAATTTCTCCTGATagaattccaacaaaactcaagtatagAATCGAAGGTCCCTTGTGCTCAAACAATGAGGCGGAATATGAAGCCTTAATAGCAGGACTTGAAGCcatgttggaattgggggcaactatgGTCGAAATTAAAGGTGATTCAAAATTGGTAATCAAACAACTGGCGAAGGAATATAAGTGTATCGAGGAGAACTTGATCATGTATTTCGTCAttgcaaataggttgcttaaaatatttgaatatgtaGACATAAAGCATGTCCCCGGAATTAAAAATCAAGAGGCTAATGATTTAGCACaaatagcttcaggatataaaatCTCAAGGGAGAAGCTAGAGGAATTGGTTGAAGTAAGAGGAAAAGTAATGACAACCAAATTGTCTCCAAGTGATTTGGAAAGAAATCGTTTAGGTTATGCTAACGAAGAGGAATTCGAAGTGTTGGCTATTGATACTTTAACAAGCACAGATTGGAGAACTCCAATTATAGAGTATCTTAAAGATCCTTCAGTGAACACAGATAGAAAAAccaagtatagagccttgtctTACATGTTGATGGGATTCAAGTTGTTAACATCCACACCctactatgctcaagcaaatggacaagtcgaagcataA